The following are encoded together in the Phocoena sinus isolate mPhoSin1 chromosome 11, mPhoSin1.pri, whole genome shotgun sequence genome:
- the USP4 gene encoding ubiquitin carboxyl-terminal hydrolase 4 isoform X7, with protein MAEGGGCCERPDAETQKSELGALMRTTLQRGAQWYLIDSRWFKQWKKYVGFDSWDMYSVGEHNLFPGPIDNSGLFSDPESQTLKEHLIDELDYVLVPAEAWNKLLNWYGCVEGQQPIVRKVVEHGLFVKHCKVEVYLLELKLCENSDPTNVLSCHFSKSDTIATIEKEMRKLFNIPVDRETRLWNKYMSNTYEQLSKLDNTVQDAGLYQGQVLVIEPQNEDGTWPRQTLQSNSHRKQIY; from the exons ATGGCGGAAGGCGGGGGCTGTTGTGAGCGACCGGATGCGGAGACCCAGAAATCCGAGCTCGGGGCCTTAATGAGGACCACGCTCCAACGAGGGGCGCAGTG gTATCTTATTGACAGCCGGTGGTTCAAGCAGTGGAAGAAGTATGTGGGCTTCGACAGCTGGGATATGTACAGTGTGGGTGAACATAATCTGTTTCCTGGCCCGATAGATAACTCCGGACTCTTTTCAG ATCCTGAGAGTCAGACCTTGAAAGAACATTTAATTGACGAATTGGACTATGTATTGGTCCCAGCTGAGGCCTGGAATAAGTTACTAAACTGGTATGGCTGTGTAGAAGGCCAGCAGCCCATTGTCAGAAAA GTTGTAGAGCATGGCCTGTTTGTCAAGCACTGCAAGGTGGAGGTGTATTTGCTTGAATTGAAGCTTTGTGAGAACAGTGACCCCACCAATGTGCTGAGTTGCCATTTCAGCAAGTCAGACACCATCG CAACCATTGAGAAGGAAATGCGGAAGTTGTTCAACATCCCTGTGGACCGTGAGACACGGCTGTGGAACAAATACATGAGCAACACCTACGAGCAGTTGAGCAAGCTAGACAACACTGTGCAGGATGCTGGGCTGTACCAGGGTCAG GTGCTAGTAATTGAGCCCCAAAACGAAGATGGCACTTGGCCAAGGCAGACCCTGCAGTCAAA cagccataggaaacaaATATACTAG
- the USP4 gene encoding ubiquitin carboxyl-terminal hydrolase 4 isoform X8 codes for MAEGGGCCERPDAETQKSELGALMRTTLQRGAQWYLIDSRWFKQWKKYVGFDSWDMYSVGEHNLFPGPIDNSGLFSDPESQTLKEHLIDELDYVLVPAEAWNKLLNWYGCVEGQQPIVRKVVEHGLFVKHCKVEVYLLELKLCENSDPTNVLSCHFSKSDTIGASN; via the exons ATGGCGGAAGGCGGGGGCTGTTGTGAGCGACCGGATGCGGAGACCCAGAAATCCGAGCTCGGGGCCTTAATGAGGACCACGCTCCAACGAGGGGCGCAGTG gTATCTTATTGACAGCCGGTGGTTCAAGCAGTGGAAGAAGTATGTGGGCTTCGACAGCTGGGATATGTACAGTGTGGGTGAACATAATCTGTTTCCTGGCCCGATAGATAACTCCGGACTCTTTTCAG ATCCTGAGAGTCAGACCTTGAAAGAACATTTAATTGACGAATTGGACTATGTATTGGTCCCAGCTGAGGCCTGGAATAAGTTACTAAACTGGTATGGCTGTGTAGAAGGCCAGCAGCCCATTGTCAGAAAA GTTGTAGAGCATGGCCTGTTTGTCAAGCACTGCAAGGTGGAGGTGTATTTGCTTGAATTGAAGCTTTGTGAGAACAGTGACCCCACCAATGTGCTGAGTTGCCATTTCAGCAAGTCAGACACCATCG GTGCTAGTAATTGA